In a genomic window of Siphonobacter curvatus:
- a CDS encoding sensor histidine kinase, with amino-acid sequence MKERFSYRFRVKITAVLGACCFGIVVPTFYVPMELGSTAHLLSILVATVTSYVIWEGSKFIQALTLYFFPWEKSLTQHLVYEVLGIFLFSSLILICGILLYSRLVSSVLITAGVIVQNGFVSFLLALLFIAFNEGAFLFNQWKQSLLEQEKLRQENLVARVEGLKKQLDPHFLFNSLSVLSGVVYQDPALADRYISKLAQVYRYVLDHTEEKQVPLSAEMAVVEAYCFLLNVRFYNKIQMHLRIATPAAQVLPLSIQLLVENAVKHNYISEEHPLSLSIYTEEQVVWVENSLRRKTVKVPSSGIGLQNLEARYRYFTGQSIRIEETADTFRVGLPLLNDSL; translated from the coding sequence TTGAAAGAACGTTTTTCGTATCGGTTTCGGGTTAAGATAACGGCTGTACTGGGAGCCTGCTGCTTCGGCATTGTAGTGCCCACCTTTTACGTGCCGATGGAACTGGGATCAACCGCTCACCTGCTTTCCATTCTGGTAGCTACCGTGACCAGTTACGTCATCTGGGAAGGCAGTAAGTTCATTCAGGCCCTGACGCTGTATTTTTTCCCCTGGGAGAAAAGCCTGACCCAACATCTGGTGTATGAGGTACTGGGCATTTTCCTGTTCTCCTCCCTGATCCTGATCTGCGGGATTTTGCTGTACAGCCGTCTCGTTTCTTCGGTGCTCATTACGGCGGGTGTAATCGTTCAGAATGGCTTTGTCTCTTTTCTGCTGGCCCTTTTATTCATTGCCTTTAATGAAGGAGCTTTTCTGTTCAATCAGTGGAAACAATCGCTTTTGGAACAGGAAAAACTACGGCAGGAAAATTTAGTGGCCCGTGTCGAAGGGTTGAAAAAGCAGCTCGATCCGCATTTCCTCTTCAATAGTCTAAGTGTACTCAGTGGTGTCGTGTATCAGGACCCCGCTCTGGCCGACCGTTACATTTCCAAGCTGGCTCAGGTGTACCGTTACGTACTGGACCATACCGAAGAGAAACAGGTCCCCTTATCGGCGGAGATGGCCGTGGTGGAAGCATACTGCTTTCTGCTGAACGTGCGGTTTTACAATAAAATCCAGATGCACCTGCGGATTGCAACACCTGCTGCTCAGGTTTTACCTCTGTCTATTCAACTGCTGGTCGAAAACGCGGTGAAGCATAATTACATTTCCGAGGAACATCCCTTGAGTCTGTCCATTTATACGGAAGAGCAGGTCGTATGGGTAGAAAATAGTTTACGGCGGAAAACGGTAAAAGTCCCCAGTAGTGGCATTGGTCTGCAAAACCTGGAAGCCCGCTACCGTTATTTCACCGGGCAGTCTATTCGCATCGAGGAAACGGCGGACACGTTTCGCGTGGGTTTACCCCTTTTGAACGATTCATTATGA
- a CDS encoding LytR/AlgR family response regulator transcription factor: MNVVIIEDEFFSAEKLRILLQQIDPSLEVMAVLPSVEKAVSWFSTHPEPDLIFSDIQLEDQESFALFERLAIDAPIIYTTAYDQYAIQAFKQNSIDYLLKPINPEELRAALKKYEYLSQRFVSKNPETPKSDPKERFMVRKGNGFTVVKAQDIAYFKSDQKLSFLITFDGQKLLVDATLEELTEQVDARRFNRISRNRLVCIDSIQKIHPHFNGRLKLELIPADEEEVYVSRDRVQAFKEWINS, encoded by the coding sequence ATGAACGTAGTCATTATTGAAGACGAGTTTTTTTCGGCCGAAAAGCTCCGTATTCTGCTTCAGCAAATTGACCCTTCACTAGAGGTCATGGCCGTATTGCCTTCGGTTGAAAAGGCGGTAAGCTGGTTCAGTACGCATCCCGAACCCGATCTGATTTTTTCGGACATTCAGCTGGAAGATCAGGAAAGTTTCGCCCTCTTCGAGCGATTAGCCATCGATGCTCCCATCATTTATACCACGGCTTACGATCAGTATGCCATTCAGGCGTTCAAGCAAAACAGTATTGACTATCTGCTGAAACCCATTAATCCGGAGGAGCTGCGGGCGGCGTTAAAAAAGTACGAATACCTTTCCCAGCGGTTTGTGTCGAAGAACCCGGAAACGCCTAAATCCGACCCTAAGGAACGGTTTATGGTCCGGAAAGGAAACGGATTTACGGTCGTCAAAGCCCAGGACATTGCCTACTTCAAAAGCGATCAGAAGCTAAGCTTTCTAATCACCTTCGATGGACAGAAACTGCTGGTCGATGCCACGCTGGAAGAACTCACCGAACAAGTCGATGCCCGGCGGTTCAACCGCATCAGTCGTAATCGTCTCGTTTGTATTGACAGCATCCAGAAAATTCACCCACACTTCAATGGTCGTCTCAAGCTGGAACTGATTCCCGCCGACGAAGAAGAGGTGTACGTAAGCCGTGATCGGGTACAGGCGTTTAAGGAGTGGATTAATTCCTGA
- a CDS encoding DUF4421 family protein — protein sequence MKKYGLLIGCLVMQVLMAAAQAVDTTYIRPFSKPNTLEVYSGLYNINFDFSDRYFQKNDFQLRVNRSATLGADLTYKWLYVQYAFNLPGTMLDNQAKFNYRQLKVRLGNRKWILQPFYQFYNGLLIPERKHRGFEIFRGITFENAGAEVMYYVHSRRFSPKAAYAFSEQQRRSSGSAFVTATGLWHAIRWPSPSPDLIEDPGTFTLLSRNPAWVSLLLKGGYAYNLVIQNWLIAPSASIGFGGLKETHVKGMAIRSVTQLQGNLNAGYNGSNWYTYLSGSWTNLNTELLIKDMQRVSWTLTATAGFRFRSSRKKILSIL from the coding sequence ATGAAAAAGTATGGTTTGTTGATCGGGTGTTTGGTCATGCAGGTATTAATGGCTGCGGCACAAGCCGTCGATACCACCTATATCCGACCTTTCTCGAAACCGAATACCCTTGAGGTCTACTCTGGTCTGTATAACATCAACTTTGATTTTTCGGATCGATATTTTCAGAAAAATGACTTTCAACTGCGGGTCAACCGGAGTGCGACGTTAGGGGCGGACCTGACCTATAAATGGCTGTACGTACAGTATGCCTTCAACCTGCCCGGCACGATGTTGGATAATCAGGCCAAATTCAATTACCGACAACTGAAGGTCAGGCTAGGCAACCGCAAGTGGATTTTGCAGCCTTTCTATCAGTTTTACAATGGACTACTGATTCCCGAAAGAAAACACCGAGGGTTCGAAATTTTTCGCGGCATCACTTTTGAAAATGCGGGAGCAGAAGTAATGTATTACGTTCATTCCCGTCGGTTCTCTCCGAAGGCCGCCTATGCTTTTTCCGAACAGCAACGCCGTTCGTCGGGCTCGGCTTTTGTTACGGCTACGGGCTTATGGCACGCGATTCGGTGGCCTAGTCCCTCGCCGGATTTAATCGAAGATCCCGGAACGTTTACCTTATTATCCCGAAATCCAGCATGGGTATCACTCCTGCTGAAGGGCGGGTATGCCTACAACCTGGTCATCCAAAACTGGCTCATTGCTCCTTCGGCTTCGATTGGCTTTGGGGGCTTAAAAGAAACGCACGTAAAAGGAATGGCAATCAGGTCAGTCACTCAATTGCAGGGCAACCTCAATGCAGGTTATAACGGGAGTAACTGGTATACGTATCTAAGCGGTTCCTGGACTAATCTGAACACGGAGTTGCTCATTAAAGATATGCAACGCGTCAGCTGGACGCTTACCGCGACGGCGGGTTTTCGCTTCCGATCCAGTCGAAAGAAAATTCTGTCCATTCTGTAG
- a CDS encoding 3-keto-disaccharide hydrolase gives MRLLALMAYASIASLILTAFSEDVPAVNQLSAQEKKEGWKLLFDGKTLQGWHLYNQGNKPSVWRVDKGELQCVPNGTGSTLEHGDLVTDQTYSNFDLKFEWKISKAGNSGVFINVVERKDIPTAWASGPEYQLLEPSHYDYNADLKKRAGCLYGFAPQKNEAVTKPVGEWNQSEIKQKNGKIEFYLNGVLTAEQDLTTPEWKQKIKNTNFQHFPAFGKATKGHLALQDWMQGISFRNLKLKEE, from the coding sequence ATGCGACTTTTAGCACTGATGGCCTATGCCAGTATCGCTTCACTGATCCTTACCGCGTTTTCGGAGGACGTTCCAGCCGTTAATCAACTCTCTGCTCAGGAAAAAAAAGAGGGCTGGAAGCTGTTGTTCGACGGCAAAACGCTTCAAGGCTGGCATCTCTATAACCAGGGAAACAAACCTTCCGTGTGGCGGGTGGACAAGGGTGAATTACAGTGTGTTCCGAACGGTACGGGATCAACTTTGGAGCACGGCGATCTGGTCACTGATCAAACGTACAGTAATTTTGATTTGAAGTTTGAATGGAAAATCTCCAAGGCTGGCAACAGTGGCGTCTTTATCAATGTGGTTGAACGCAAGGACATTCCCACCGCCTGGGCTTCGGGGCCAGAGTACCAACTGCTGGAACCCTCGCATTACGATTATAACGCTGATCTGAAAAAACGAGCGGGTTGTCTGTACGGATTTGCTCCCCAGAAAAACGAAGCCGTAACCAAACCCGTGGGCGAGTGGAACCAATCCGAAATCAAGCAGAAAAACGGTAAAATCGAATTCTACCTCAATGGTGTCTTAACCGCCGAACAAGATTTAACCACACCAGAATGGAAACAGAAAATTAAAAACACGAATTTCCAACACTTCCCGGCTTTTGGCAAAGCTACCAAAGGGCACCTGGCCTTACAGGACTGGATGCAAGGAATTTCTTTTCGTAACCTTAAACTGAAAGAAGAGTAA